Proteins encoded by one window of Agelaius phoeniceus isolate bAgePho1 chromosome 3, bAgePho1.hap1, whole genome shotgun sequence:
- the TIAM2 gene encoding rho guanine nucleotide exchange factor TIAM2 isoform X4 gives MPAFRRSKARAKSLALARKTQQQAAAAYGSLHRMLSVSAEQISALCRNFQEVQASNMEAQKDNQDPPPRPLARHLSDADRLRKVIQELMDTEKSYVKDLSCLFELYLEPLQKETFLTQDEMESLFGSLPEMLDFQKVFLETLEDGISSSSDFNTLETPSQFRKLLFSLGGSFLYYADHFKLYSGFCANHIKVQKVLERAKTDSAFKTFLDARNPTKQHSSTLESYLIKPVQRVLKYPLLLKELVSLTDNESEEHYHLTEALKAMEKVASHINEMQKIYEDYGTVFDQLVAEQSGTEKEVTELSMGELLMHSTVTWLNPFPSLGKARKDLELTVFVFKRAVILVYKENYKLKKKMPTNVRAAHNYGDLDPFKFRWLIPLSALQVRLGNTAGTENSCIWELIHTKSELEGRPETVFQLCSSDSENKTNIVKIIRSILRENFRRHIKCELPLEKKCKDRLVPLKNRVPATAKLASTRSLKLLKKSSSSEWNGDQGKGNFQDSDECSLSSSTQSSSCHTSESIQEPKNSSPDKQAESTASDFSNALVKESDILSDDDDDDEDYQSLKKGSPTKDIEIQFQRLKISEEPSADSEQDQAAENEAEDGFQIPEHPKLVRGHFCPVKRKVNSTKRSRGTLMAMQERHQSLDSHSDAANLDLNSILEREFSVQSLTSVVNEDCFYEAVERHGKS, from the exons ATGCCCGCCTTCAGGAGGAGTAAAGCCAGAGCTAAGAGTTTAGCGCTGGCTCGCAAgacccagcagcaggcagcagcagcttacggctccctgcacaggatgcTCTCTGTG AGCGCAGAGCAGATCAGCGCATTGTGCCGAAACTTCCAAGAAGTCCAAGCAAGCAATATGGAAGCACAGAAGGACAACCAGGATCCACCTCCACGACCACTGGCTCGCCACCTTTCTGATGCAGATAGACTGAGGAAAGTCATCCAAGAACTTATGGACACTGAGAAATCTTATGTCAAG GACTTGAGCTGCCTCTTCGAGCTATACTTGGAGCCCCTTCAAAAAGAAACCTTCCTTACTCAGGATGAG ATGGAGTCCTTGTTCGGCAGCCTGCCAGAAATGCTGGATTTCCAGAAGGTGTTTTTGGAGACCCTTGAAGATGGAATATCTTCTTCCTCAGATTTTAATACATTGGAAACACCATCTCAGTTCCGG AAATTGCTGTTTTCCCTTGGTGGCTCCTTTCTGTATTATGCTGACCACTTCAAACTGTACAGTGGCTTCTGTGCAAACCACATCAAAGTTCAGAAAGTTCTTGAGAGAG ccAAAACAGATAGTGCCTTTAAGACCTTTCTGGATGCTCGAAATCCCACAAAGCAACATTCTTCTACACTGGAGTCATATCTCATAAAGCCTGTTCAGAGAGTGCTGAAATATCCTCTGCTTTTAAAAGAGCTGGTGTCTCTGACAGACAATGAGAGTGAGGAGCATTATCATTTGACAG AAGCACTGAAGGCAATGGAAAAAGTAGCAAGTCACATAAATGAGATGCAGAAGATATATGAAGATTATGGTACTGTATTTGACCAACTGGTTGCAGAACAAAGTGGAACAGAGAAAGAG GTGACAGAGCTTTCAATGGGAGAACTTCTGATGCACTCTACAGTTACCTGGCTGAATCCTTTCCCATCGCTGGGCAAAGCAAGGAAAGACCTCGAACTTACAGTGTTTG tttttaagAGGGCTGTAATACTGGTCTATAAGGAGAACtacaaactgaaaaagaaaatg cCTACTAATGTTCGTGCTGCCCATAATTATGGTGACTTGGATCCATTTAAATTTCGTTGGCTGATTCCTTTATCTGCTCTTCAAGTTCGACTGGGGAACACAGCAG GAACAGAGAACAGCTGTATCTGGGAACTGATTCACACCAAGTCAGAACTAGAAGGCAGGCCAGAAACAGTTTTTCAGTTGTGCAGCAG TGATTCTGAGAACAAGACTAACATTGTGAAGATCATCCGTTCTATTCTGCGGGAGAATTTCAGACGTCACATAAAATGTGAGCTACCACTGGAGAAAAAATGTAAAGATCGCCTCGTTCCACTTAAGAATCGTGTACCTGCAACAGCCAAACTGG CTTCCACAAGATCCTTGAAGTTACTGAAGAAGTCATCCAGCAGTGAGTGGAACGGTGACCAGGGGAAAGGCAACTTCCAGGACTCTGATGAGTGCAGCCTAagcagcagcactcagagcagcagctgccacactTCTGAGAGCATCCAGGAGCCCAAAAATTCATCTCCCGATAAACAGGCAGAGAGCACTGCATCTGACTTTTCTAATGCTCTTGTCAAAGAATCTGACATTCtcagtgatgatgatgatgatgatgaggactACCAGAGCCTAAAGAAAGGCAGCCCTACAAAAGACATTGAAATACAGTTCCAGCGGCTGAAGATTTCAGAGGAACCCAGTGCTGACTCTGAACAGGATCAGGCTGCTGAAAATGAGGCAGAGGATGGCTTTCAGATACCAGAGCATCCAAAGCTCGTGCGGGGCCATTTCTGCCCAGTGAAGAGAAAAGTAAACAGCACAAAGCGTAGCAGAGGAACTCTAATGGCAATGCAAGAACGTCACCAATCCCTTGACAGTCACTCTGATGCTGCAAACCTGGATCTGAACTCTATTTTAGAGAGAGAATTTAGTGTCCAGAGTTTAACATCTGTAGTTAATGAGGACTGTTTTTATGAAGCTGTGGAGAGGCATGGAAAATCCTAG
- the TIAM2 gene encoding rho guanine nucleotide exchange factor TIAM2 isoform X5 — MEAQKDNQDPPPRPLARHLSDADRLRKVIQELMDTEKSYVKDLSCLFELYLEPLQKETFLTQDEMESLFGSLPEMLDFQKVFLETLEDGISSSSDFNTLETPSQFRKLLFSLGGSFLYYADHFKLYSGFCANHIKVQKVLERAKTDSAFKTFLDARNPTKQHSSTLESYLIKPVQRVLKYPLLLKELVSLTDNESEEHYHLTEALKAMEKVASHINEMQKIYEDYGTVFDQLVAEQSGTEKEVTELSMGELLMHSTVTWLNPFPSLGKARKDLELTVFVFKRAVILVYKENYKLKKKMPTNVRAAHNYGDLDPFKFRWLIPLSALQVRLGNTAGTENSCIWELIHTKSELEGRPETVFQLCSSDSENKTNIVKIIRSILRENFRRHIKCELPLEKKCKDRLVPLKNRVPATAKLASTRSLKLLKKSSSSEWNGDQGKGNFQDSDECSLSSSTQSSSCHTSESIQEPKNSSPDKQAESTASDFSNALVKESDILSDDDDDDEDYQSLKKGSPTKDIEIQFQRLKISEEPSADSEQDQAAENEAEDGFQIPEHPKLVRGHFCPVKRKVNSTKRSRGTLMAMQERHQSLDSHSDAANLDLNSILEREFSVQSLTSVVNEDCFYEAVERHGKS, encoded by the exons ATGGAAGCACAGAAGGACAACCAGGATCCACCTCCACGACCACTGGCTCGCCACCTTTCTGATGCAGATAGACTGAGGAAAGTCATCCAAGAACTTATGGACACTGAGAAATCTTATGTCAAG GACTTGAGCTGCCTCTTCGAGCTATACTTGGAGCCCCTTCAAAAAGAAACCTTCCTTACTCAGGATGAG ATGGAGTCCTTGTTCGGCAGCCTGCCAGAAATGCTGGATTTCCAGAAGGTGTTTTTGGAGACCCTTGAAGATGGAATATCTTCTTCCTCAGATTTTAATACATTGGAAACACCATCTCAGTTCCGG AAATTGCTGTTTTCCCTTGGTGGCTCCTTTCTGTATTATGCTGACCACTTCAAACTGTACAGTGGCTTCTGTGCAAACCACATCAAAGTTCAGAAAGTTCTTGAGAGAG ccAAAACAGATAGTGCCTTTAAGACCTTTCTGGATGCTCGAAATCCCACAAAGCAACATTCTTCTACACTGGAGTCATATCTCATAAAGCCTGTTCAGAGAGTGCTGAAATATCCTCTGCTTTTAAAAGAGCTGGTGTCTCTGACAGACAATGAGAGTGAGGAGCATTATCATTTGACAG AAGCACTGAAGGCAATGGAAAAAGTAGCAAGTCACATAAATGAGATGCAGAAGATATATGAAGATTATGGTACTGTATTTGACCAACTGGTTGCAGAACAAAGTGGAACAGAGAAAGAG GTGACAGAGCTTTCAATGGGAGAACTTCTGATGCACTCTACAGTTACCTGGCTGAATCCTTTCCCATCGCTGGGCAAAGCAAGGAAAGACCTCGAACTTACAGTGTTTG tttttaagAGGGCTGTAATACTGGTCTATAAGGAGAACtacaaactgaaaaagaaaatg cCTACTAATGTTCGTGCTGCCCATAATTATGGTGACTTGGATCCATTTAAATTTCGTTGGCTGATTCCTTTATCTGCTCTTCAAGTTCGACTGGGGAACACAGCAG GAACAGAGAACAGCTGTATCTGGGAACTGATTCACACCAAGTCAGAACTAGAAGGCAGGCCAGAAACAGTTTTTCAGTTGTGCAGCAG TGATTCTGAGAACAAGACTAACATTGTGAAGATCATCCGTTCTATTCTGCGGGAGAATTTCAGACGTCACATAAAATGTGAGCTACCACTGGAGAAAAAATGTAAAGATCGCCTCGTTCCACTTAAGAATCGTGTACCTGCAACAGCCAAACTGG CTTCCACAAGATCCTTGAAGTTACTGAAGAAGTCATCCAGCAGTGAGTGGAACGGTGACCAGGGGAAAGGCAACTTCCAGGACTCTGATGAGTGCAGCCTAagcagcagcactcagagcagcagctgccacactTCTGAGAGCATCCAGGAGCCCAAAAATTCATCTCCCGATAAACAGGCAGAGAGCACTGCATCTGACTTTTCTAATGCTCTTGTCAAAGAATCTGACATTCtcagtgatgatgatgatgatgatgaggactACCAGAGCCTAAAGAAAGGCAGCCCTACAAAAGACATTGAAATACAGTTCCAGCGGCTGAAGATTTCAGAGGAACCCAGTGCTGACTCTGAACAGGATCAGGCTGCTGAAAATGAGGCAGAGGATGGCTTTCAGATACCAGAGCATCCAAAGCTCGTGCGGGGCCATTTCTGCCCAGTGAAGAGAAAAGTAAACAGCACAAAGCGTAGCAGAGGAACTCTAATGGCAATGCAAGAACGTCACCAATCCCTTGACAGTCACTCTGATGCTGCAAACCTGGATCTGAACTCTATTTTAGAGAGAGAATTTAGTGTCCAGAGTTTAACATCTGTAGTTAATGAGGACTGTTTTTATGAAGCTGTGGAGAGGCATGGAAAATCCTAG